A genomic region of Dunckerocampus dactyliophorus isolate RoL2022-P2 chromosome 10, RoL_Ddac_1.1, whole genome shotgun sequence contains the following coding sequences:
- the si:dkey-183n20.15 gene encoding RING-HC_RNF170 domain-containing protein isoform X1 produces the protein MKSAHFYPSTSQHDRHCPVCLQTASFPVQTNCGHLFCASCLITYWRHGMWLDPISCPLCRQKVSAMCQLFNDTRSDQQSKDILGEIMDYNQRYSGAPRQIRAYLCDAPLLLQLMVRSLGTIEGLVGLFFLRVALCCVGTMVSISSSSLSSSSPIKADPTLCGLLGVLDDLVVVILLLLCVINVNQQIAPERGHPASTGAMESSR, from the exons ATG AAGTCTGCACACTTTTATCCATCAACCAGTCAGCACGACCGCCACTGTCCAGTGTGCCTGCAGACGGCCAGCTTCCCAGTCCAGACCAACTGTGGACATTTATTCTGTG CTTCGTGTTTGATCACCTACTGGAGACATGGCATGTGGTTGGACCCAATCAGCTGTCCTCTTTGTAGACAAAAG GTCAGCGCCATGTGTCAGCTATTCAACGACACCCGATCGGATCAGCAGTCCAAGGACATTCTTGGGGAAATAATGGACTACAACCAACGTTATTCTGGAGCACCGAGACAG ATAAGAGCCTACCTGTGTGACGCACCTCTCCTCCTGCAGCTCATGGTCCGCAGCCTGGGCACCATTGAGGGTCTCGTTGGgctcttcttcttgcgggtggctcTGTGCTGTGTGGGCACCATGGTCTCCATCTCCTCCTCATCATTATCGTCATCTAGTCCGATTAAAGCAGACCCCACCCTGTGCGGCCTTTTGGGGGTCTTAGATGACCTGGTGGTGGTCATCCTGCTGCTCCTCTGCGTCATCAACGTTAACCAGCAGATAGCGCCAGAGAGAGGACACCCCGCCAGCACAGGAGCGATGGAGAGTTCACGTTAG
- the si:dkey-183n20.15 gene encoding RING-HC_RNF170 domain-containing protein isoform X2 has protein sequence MKSAHFYPSTSQHDRHCPVCLQTASFPVQTNCGHLFCASCLITYWRHGMWLDPISCPLCRQKVSAMCQLFNDTRSDQQSKDILGEIMDYNQRYSGAPRQLMVRSLGTIEGLVGLFFLRVALCCVGTMVSISSSSLSSSSPIKADPTLCGLLGVLDDLVVVILLLLCVINVNQQIAPERGHPASTGAMESSR, from the exons ATG AAGTCTGCACACTTTTATCCATCAACCAGTCAGCACGACCGCCACTGTCCAGTGTGCCTGCAGACGGCCAGCTTCCCAGTCCAGACCAACTGTGGACATTTATTCTGTG CTTCGTGTTTGATCACCTACTGGAGACATGGCATGTGGTTGGACCCAATCAGCTGTCCTCTTTGTAGACAAAAG GTCAGCGCCATGTGTCAGCTATTCAACGACACCCGATCGGATCAGCAGTCCAAGGACATTCTTGGGGAAATAATGGACTACAACCAACGTTATTCTGGAGCACCGAGACAG CTCATGGTCCGCAGCCTGGGCACCATTGAGGGTCTCGTTGGgctcttcttcttgcgggtggctcTGTGCTGTGTGGGCACCATGGTCTCCATCTCCTCCTCATCATTATCGTCATCTAGTCCGATTAAAGCAGACCCCACCCTGTGCGGCCTTTTGGGGGTCTTAGATGACCTGGTGGTGGTCATCCTGCTGCTCCTCTGCGTCATCAACGTTAACCAGCAGATAGCGCCAGAGAGAGGACACCCCGCCAGCACAGGAGCGATGGAGAGTTCACGTTAG